The region ttagtatttatttccagtctggttatcaaggaaataccagacctggcataaggcctactgtctgaatgccaaactggatgttatgacattcatcattgacagcatatatgaacaatagacagagtggtgttctgctatacttcagcatgtttcttagtctgttcttcaagaggataacagaactgacttaaggccaaatgtgtaaatgtcaaattggataatttgacatttattaatgtaagttgttactgtagtatggtcattttggtcatatacaggtcagcaaaattgtacagtctgttttctggaaaaacagacttagcatatgatccttgatgtcaagctgaatgtcgtgacattcattcctgacagcatatgctatattgtaggttgttcagttttctgtttcagctttttctcaggctattcttcagggattcaactgctgagagaaaatccaggaaatcaacaaccaagctacatttaatgaacctaacaaatagcctatttgttagtaacctagatgtcgaatttaggggaactcgcgtgaccttaaattcaggagaatacaagtgcaaaggcccaagtactgcaatataaaaggaagtcgttccttcattcagaactggggatttttAGGCGggaagatttagtgtgtccatcatacttcactgctgtatttttgtgagtcttgtattagacatatcttgtaagccaagccattatcacgtagatgattgctttggcatagggtgttcattgagttgtaagtgttgtgtcgctcaaagcttttaagtgtgagtgttgtgtatcttgattaaagctgttaagcacaatcaagagttgtttgaagtgtgacttcaaaattgtctttaatattgattaaaggtagtaatcattgaggtgattgagggggagtgagtaggaactctgatcttagagtaagattgaaattgcattgggtagggattaagtgaagagttgtaaacgggtgagtttagctttgaattaatactactaatagtggatttcctccctggcttggtagcccccagatgtaggtcatgttggactgaactgggtaaacaattatttgtgttatttactgcacttacttttaagttctgcataattcctgtctgtgcagaattggatgtcataacaacccgagtgacatctaaagtctgataactagaatttcactttTGTTTTAAAACTTCACACATCTTCTTAATAAACATTGACTTTCTCAAGTGATCCAGAAAATCTTTTTCTCAATAAATGCTAAAATAATTAAGCATATTTAAACTCTTTTTTTCAAACTTCTAAAAAAAACCTCATCAACCTTCTTTTTGTGTCTTTGTGCAATTTCCTTTAAGAGCTTTTTTTGAAAAGATTGGATGTTAGTCTATTCTTGTAGTGATGCAAATCACTATAATTCTACAATATGATGAGAAATGATTGACATTTTTCACTTGAATGTTTAGACGTGCTTGTGAGAAAGTCCAAGTAAAAGTTCTTCATATCAAGATTATACAAATTCTCATTTCCTCATACTTGTGGGTAGTAAGCTGAGTTTTTCACTCGAATACGACAAAATATATTTTCAATTTAAAATCAATCAATAAATAATCCAGCTTTTTTATAAACACAGATTTGCAAGTGGTTCGTATGGAGTACCatagatgtgaggggtgctaatacattcccctttCATAACCAACCCTGGTATCCAgatttctcttttgttttaccttttgTAAGTTTTGTTCGACCTTTTTCCCGttccctttggaaacaataaagttcggtggcgactcttgcttttctgagttaagttaatcaatagcttaatcttAAATTTTCCCGCCGCGATAGGGAGGAAGGACCAATTATTTTGTTAGTATGGGAGAAAAATATAATTAAGACTTATTTTGCCCTAGCTATATATTATAATGAGAGAAAACTATAAATAGGTTATTTTGTCAGTACGTAGAAACCATAGAAAAGAGAAATAGACCAAAGGGTTAAGAAGAGGAAGAGGCTTGGAGTGGAGAAGAAGAAGTTCTACCAGAAATCAGAATTTTACTACTTTTCATAACTGGTTTTTCTATTTTTATACTTGATGTTTTTCCACCATTGTTGCATTGTCGAAAGTTTTGTAAATCAATGATTTTCATGAAAATAAAGGAATTTATGTGTAAAATTGGGTTTTAATCATGGGATAATCGTAGTATGTCTAATTCTGAGCGTTTGGAtttttacggaatcaaaatcggagTTCCAGAGGTCTTCCAATGGTGAAAATCTCATTTTGGTTTTTGCAAGTATGTATGTCGTCGCTTAGCATGGGAAGCGTCACTTAGTGAGGGAGGTTCTCACGTAGCGAGATGCTCTGGCGACGAAattcttttgtttttatttttatcataACTTGAATTCCATAACTCAAAATGAGACGCGGTTCGAAGTGTTGGAAAGCTAACGCGAATTACTATCAATTGGTAATAATTTCATAGGATGAATGTGTTATGATAACATGAGTAATTGATGAGAATGattattaaaaattatttgaTCGAGTAAATATCGAGTTGTGCGAGTTTGAAGAATatgttttatgatttatggaaaTGTTTGAATATGTTTCTATGACAAGACATTAAGCGTTAAGAATAAGTAAGAAATATGAGAATATTGTGCATATGGATTATTTTGAGTTATGTTTGTTGTATTGTTGCATGTTTGAAATATAATTCTATTGAGGTGAATTATTAGCATACGTGTATTGTACTGTTGATTGATAATGTGCATTTTGTAACTTTGGTGTGATGTAATTGAGAGAGGAGATTACTTAAGTTATCAATGCATTTATGTTAGAATCAGATAGGGATCTTAACACATTGATTTGAGGATATGATCATGCATCATAAGATTTGTGTCAAAAGGCATGTCTACTAGTTCAAAGAGGACACTAGTGGCTTATCACAAGCTCAAAGAGGGGACTTTGAGCTCAGAGAGAGGGGCTCGGGATTCGCAGAATTTGGAACCTTGTTCGTATGAAGAACCAAATATTAAATTAGTACCACACGCATATGCATAGAGTTGCATAGTCGAGTTTCATTGCATAATAAGTTATAAACATAATTGTTGAGTTGTGATTGATTAATGAGTTTGGGTGTGAGATTGTGATGAGATATACTGTGAATGAAATTGTATAGAGAATGTTGTGTTGTTATCCTACCTTGCAGTATATGCATGTTATTATTGTTTTTGATTTCTCACTCCTTTGTTATTGATGTGGTTTGTGCTCCTCTTCGGAGTACAGATAAGCAGGTAACTGAGTAGCTGCTTAGAATGGGAGGATGGCGAGAGGTTGTTTCTTCCTTTTTATTTGTGTGCTTTATTTTACGTGCTCTTTTGTTAGTTAGTGTCTAATCTTTATGGGCTTTATGTAACACCGAGAAACGTTTGCGAGTTTTTGTCTAATCTTTTGTTAGAGAGTTAACGTATACTCCCGTGTTTGATTTTTCGATGTTTTTAGGAGATTTCATTTATGAGTTTTTTTATGCCATAAAATGAATTTAAAGTTTGAATGATTTAGTTAATGCTTACTTTATTATAAGAAATTTCACTGcaatgataccctaagtgaatGTGAGCATTCGACGACACCCTATTTAATTGTGTGAATAAAATGTTACAGGGCATGTATGTTTTGAATAGAGAATGTGGGACATCCTATTTGATTGTGAGAATACTTTGATTTTACTGTATATTTATGCGCGGGGAAAATAAGGTGTTATAAATATTATCTTTCTTTTAAATCGGCTAAGGGTTATAACATTttaaaaagaacaaaaaaaatcattttaaggCTTAGATGAGTTTGTCAAAGGATTCACACCCTCACAAAGTAGGCTTTTTAGGTTAAGTAGTTTTTCACTCAATAACAAACAATTCCTTGACCATATCCATGACTTTTAAACATATCAAGTAATAGCAATACTGATGCAAAGTCTACATAGTTAGCATGCATGTTCACTCTCATTATTTATGTAAAACATAAGGTTGCACACATCTTACTTGGATAGGCTTATTATTTTTTACTTATATCAACGTGTTTTCACTAGGTACTGACTTTGATCATCTCTGTATTTCACCCCTGACAGAAAATATTTGCCTGTCCGCAGATAACAAAATTATGAGCAAAACGTATAGGTCTTCACCTAGTATATGGCTTCGCCTAGCTAATTTTGTGCAGCACTTCTCGTTGGGCGTACATAGAGCTTGACCAACGAGCACTCTACATCATAAACATGTTGTGCTTGTGCCATTTTTGATACCAAGATTCATCATAATTCACCAGTTTGATGTAACATAAATTCAAATAAACTGGTTTGAGTGTGCACGGTGTTTAGTTAGgaaaaacaaagaaataacataAATTTACAAACAAGGATGAAAAGTAACCTCATGTTAAAGATTTGGTTGCCTCCCAATAAGAGTTTGTTTTACGTCATTAGCTTGACCCCTGTTTTCTTTTGCGGATCATCCAAGGATATGACATTAATTTTTTTGTCATTCTCATCAAGGTATGGTTTCAGTCTATGGTCATTTACAATCCATTTTACTTGAGAAACTATGTCTTCCAATTCTACTACTCAATGAGACTTCACTATTTTTACTTTAAATGGTCCTTACCATTCTGACTTCAATTTTCTGTGGAACAGTTTAAGCCTAGAATTGAATATGAGGACCAATTCTCGTGGTTTGAATTATTTTCTTATCAAACGTTGATCATGATATTTCTTGACCATTTTTTCATATAATTTGTATGATTCATAGGCTTGACTTCTTAACTCATCAAACTTATGCCGCTGTAATTTCCTTTTTTGTCTAGCTAGTGATTGGTTAAAATTTAGGAACTTAAGTGTCCAATAAGCCTTGTGTTGTTTGATAAGTCCATAGAATTTCGCCTAATTTTGATGCCAATTTCTTTTTCATGAGGATATCATTTTTTCTAAAAATTCTCTTTATCTCTCCGTTTGACACCTAGGCTTGGCCATTAGTCTATGGGTGGTATGGTGATGCCACCTTGTGTCTTACCccataatattcaaattcaagcGTCTTTGATAGTTAACTATTACAGAAATGGGATCCTCCATCAAAactattttttttcaaaaattccATCGCTATTTCTCCATATTTTTTGGGTGATGCAATTGCTTTAGATATATAGTTTACTGCAACTAGAATGCAATTGTTGTTATATTAAGATGGAAATGATCCAATGAAACAATGACAAAAGATAATTTAATGAGTTAGAACATACTTACACAACTATATAAATTCAATTTgataaaaatatataaatgactaaattaactctaaaaattgattttacttattttaatgaaggataaaaaaataaaaataaaataaacatttaaatttttaatatattaaatacacaaatttatataaaaatatttgtaaaaGTTACCCTCATGACATATGCCACTTGTTAGCGTTTTCTAATAATAAAACCAGAACAACCTCCCGCTTTGGTATCCTTTGCAACTTAAGACATTTTCACAATTCTTCAACAACTGAACTCTCAATAAAACTACAACAAACCAATAAGAGATTGACATGGATTTGATTGCTTCTTCCATAAAATCATCCACCATGGTGCACATCTCAAATGGGTGTGTAATTGAGTTTTACTTCATATACTTTTTTTACAATGTTAATATTCATTAAACATCAAATTTTTATAATCTAACACCTTAAAAAACTACTCAAGAAGCCAAACAACTAAAAAAGATACagaacaaaaatataaaaataattatgGTAAATTTTCTAGTTTGCTAATGTTGTATTCATTAATACAGGCACAAGGATGGGTTACTGAAAATAATTATGGTAAAGTTTCTCATAATGGTAGCACAAACTACAAAATTTTAAAAACCTCCAAGGCAATGATTCTAATGTTTTACTAATACTTCATCCTAGGTACTTGGATTGGAATAACAATAGAAAGAACAGACAAAATAAGCTAAAAGCAGGAGGAAAAACTTGTACTTTAATCAGAATCAGCTCTCAGTTATTAGCTCTATGAGATCGACCTTCTTCAATTTTGAGTACCCTTTTAGGCCACGAGATTTTGCGAGTGCTCTCAATTCAGACAACTTCAATGCACTTAAATCCTCAGTTTGAACATCTAGTTGCTCCTCCACGCTCTCATCGTTATAGGTTTGTTCAGCATCATGAGAATCATCCTCCGACAGTTCTGGGAAGAACAGCTCATCCTTTGTATCAAGATCAATTTCAGACTTAGGTTCTGGTTCGGGCTCTGGCTCGTCCTCCGGTTTCAAATCTATTTGATGTCGATTGTTGACATTATCTTCACTAACTATTGGCTCTACATTAGTCTCATCCTCATAATGGGAGACAGGCTGATACTTTACGCGTGGAACAGGAGACTTTCTTTGGAAAACTGACCGAGGCCTTGCCACAGCAGCAACATTGGCATCTCGAGACTCATCCTTTGGAGAATTGTTTGAATCAAAAGAATTAGTGCTCTGTACTCCATTGTATTGATTACTTTCTTGCAACTGGTCAGAGTTACGATCTTCTCCGCCGTCTTCTCCGCTGCTTTTCTTTACTGGCTGAACCGAGTGTCTCTTCAGGACGTTAAGAAGGGAATCTACAGCAGAATTCTCTTTAACATGTCTGTGGGGTActtcaattttcttttcttctttaaCCAAGGAAGCTCTCTCACGTAGCTGAGCCTGAACCTTCTTAAATAACTCAACAATCTCTTTCTCTCTGGCGCCAGGGGCTGAAGCGGCCTGGAATTTTCCTGAA is a window of Lathyrus oleraceus cultivar Zhongwan6 chromosome 6, CAAS_Psat_ZW6_1.0, whole genome shotgun sequence DNA encoding:
- the LOC127091815 gene encoding rho-N domain-containing protein 1, chloroplastic, translated to MSQTVNLVVANNVGGGMPEGKCFPCSRVYGRTTAVYSCPIIGRHRICSHVKIGGLKSGSLAASIVCEARRDPYFSRQNNRNEPSRGRNGNNDGRVLFENFEEDMLSSKNGPLESLSSGKFQAASAPGAREKEIVELFKKVQAQLRERASLVKEEKKIEVPHRHVKENSAVDSLLNVLKRHSVQPVKKSSGEDGGEDRNSDQLQESNQYNGVQSTNSFDSNNSPKDESRDANVAAVARPRSVFQRKSPVPRVKYQPVSHYEDETNVEPIVSEDNVNNRHQIDLKPEDEPEPEPEPKSEIDLDTKDELFFPELSEDDSHDAEQTYNDESVEEQLDVQTEDLSALKLSELRALAKSRGLKGYSKLKKVDLIELITES